One Notolabrus celidotus isolate fNotCel1 chromosome 18, fNotCel1.pri, whole genome shotgun sequence DNA window includes the following coding sequences:
- the dlgap5 gene encoding LOW QUALITY PROTEIN: disks large-associated protein 5 (The sequence of the model RefSeq protein was modified relative to this genomic sequence to represent the inferred CDS: inserted 1 base in 1 codon), translating to MESRFSHLRQRDTSVSMMRVKMSRRRSQSQKENRDRALNSRRQLDQVPELDVSSMDASIAMANMSIIPEAMQNKTKQAKNDAVDERLKQLVRWKERKTLEKEKEKREKERKGIFKTGVYHHKDTFPLASLPAVPAASTTAKETRVNAAPSQSTRVTRSMKQQEVQRPLKLQNPNASRKAQPAAEKSNRTRAATVKPAVEPAVRASRSANRPPVTAAPVVKDKHKDKPADVRTTRSRVVVNPVPPLSDRKKNCKAAVNVVLPTKHMEPEIQKPEENYXPPSLTPTPEEEDMMVDEAHVVSDSVPAVVPDEAPTSVSSFAPEGFTFQAPTGLSLFRFEPLTPRSADAFLTPSSSFNLPAAPSFNDEPQAEVTEASPPKSPRRSLAQTSPNEAPPAPGSPLESKHDVPYFRSEMSNETNRLTALCDHWEPKVEDESIPEEMRDSIRTAVGQARLLMKERFKQFSGLVDDCDLGRGEKITTCSDLQGFWDMVYYQVEDVYKKFDALKEAESRGWVEEQKPQPRQRKVVKKPSAAPVKPVGTKAAAKSRLAAAKAAMKAKHQAAEAEKIAKDAGNNDDNLSLNSQEPQPQEEAKVADTVVFDGGFFKVESPVKASGSMRRSSRLSAAVLPQASPCTNYLSPRRVTRRSLALAQTPNNIAASPAKPGPTPASFHLTLEQTPAQALKSQRGTPKSTQKRKDPVNVSLCFTPVRDVLSDATKPEASPACQPETVPTLESTATPVFLLPSISVVEEQDKLEKAISNDLTLSPRLSLSLCETPLPVSKAPEPSFLSFMISPCGTPSQPPSSSAADVEAQESVCHTPDSSVIEEIPGLDFERYLQPSQRCSMSPGETAAVETLSPMAVDVEMESPRGQSEDIITQQDPAEPSVPSVLTLQSPQTQSAESEMLPFTPNMKDRIRQSVCPSDLMVFTPPL from the exons ATGGAGTCTCGTTTTTCCCACCTACGCCAGCGGGACACCAGTGTGTCAATGATGAGGGTGAAAATGTCCCGCAGGAGGTCTCAGTCCCAGAAAGAGAACAGAGATCGAGCTTTGAACTCAAGAAGACAGCTCGACCAAGTCCCAGAGCTGGATGTCTCATCCATGGATGCCTCCATTGCCATGGCCAACATGTCAATCATACCAGAGGCGATgcagaacaagacaaaacaagcaaaaa ATGACGCTGTAGATGAGAGGCTGAAGCAGCTTGTGCGCTGGAAAGAGCGTAAGACTCttgagaaggagaaagaaaagagagagaaggagcgcAAAGGAATATTTAAGACTGGCGTTTATCATCACAAGGACACCTTTCCCCTTGCCTCCCTGCCTGCAGTCCCAGCTGCCTCAACCACAGCTAAGGAG acgaGAGTAAACGCAGCTCCATCTCAGAGTACCAGAGTCACTCGTTCGATGAAGCAGCAGGAAGTGCAGAGG CCTCTGAAACTGCAGAATCCAAATGCATCAAGGAAAG CACAACCTGCAGCAGAGAAATCGAACCGGACCCGTGCAGCTACTGTAAAACCTGCAG TGGAGCCAGCTGTACGAGCGTCCAGATCAGCCAACAGGCCTCCTGTTACAGCAGCTCCAGTGGTGAAAGACAAGCACAAGGACAAGCCTGCAG ATGTTCGGACCACAAGAAGCAGAGTGGTTGTCAACCCTGTGCCCCCCTTATCTGACAGGAAAAAGAACTGTAAAG cagctgtcaacGTGGTCCTGCCTACTAAACATATG GAACCTGAGATTCAGAAGCCAGAGGAAAACT GTCCCCCCAGCCTGACACCCACTCCCGAAGAGGAAGACATGATGGTGGATGAAGCTCACGTTGTCTCAGACTCTGTCCCTGCTGTGGTACCTGATGAAGCACCAACTTCTGTATCATCTTTTGCACCAGAGGGTTTTACCTTCCAGGCTCCGACTGGGTTATCCTTATTTAGGTTTGAGCCTCTCACTCCTCGGTCAGCGGACGCCTTTCTCACACCAAG CTCCAGCTTCAATCTCCCAGCAGCCCCTTCATTCAACGATGAGCCTCAGGCTGAGGTGACTGAAGCATCCCCTCCTAAATCCCCTCGCCGCTCTCTGGCTCAAACATCTCCCAATGAGGCTCCTCCCGCTCCAGGAAGCCCACTGGAGTCAAAGCATGACGTACCGTACTTCAG ATCAGAAATGTCCAATGAGACCAACAGACTGACGGCTCTGTGTGACCACTGGGAGCCCAAAGTAGAGGATGAATCTATCCCAGAAGAGA TGAGAGACAGCATCCGGACAGCCGTCGGCCAAGCCCGGCTGCTGATGAAGGAGCGCTTCAAGCAGTTCAGCGGTCTGGTGGATGACTGTGATCTGGGCCGAGGGGAGAAGATCACTACCTGCTCTGACCTGCAGGGATTCTGGGACATGGTGTACTACCAG GTAGAGGACGTCTACAAGAAGTTTGACGCTCTGAAAGAAGCGGAGAGCAGAGGGTGGGTGGAGGAGCAGAAGCCCCAACCACGACAGAGGAAAGTAGTGAAG AAACCATCAGCTGCACCTGTAAAACCGGTGGGGACTAAAGCAGCAGCAAAGTCTCGCCTGGCTGCTGCCAAAGCAGCTATGAAAGCCAAACACCAGGCAGCTGAGGCGGAGAAAATAGCAAAGGATGCTGGGAACAATGATGACAACCTGAGTTTGAATTCCCAGGAGCCTCAACCTCAAGAAGAGGCCAAAGTGGCTGACACGGTGGTGTTTGATGGAGGTTTCTTCAAGGTGGAGAGTCCAGTCAAAGCATCAG GTTCAATGAGGAGATCCAGTCGTCTCAGTGCAGCCGTGCTCCCGCAGGCCTCCCCCTGCACAAACTACCTCTCACCCAGAAGAGTCACCCGCAGATCCCTTGCTCTGGCACAGACCCCCAATAACATCGCCGCCTCTCCCGCTAAGCCCGGCCCCACCCCTGCCAGCTTCCATCTCACCCTCGAACAAACCCCAGCACAGGCTCTGAAATCTCAGCGAGGGACTCCAAAGTCAACCCAGAAGAGAAAGGACCCTGTAAacgtctctctctgtttcacacCAGTCAGGGATGTTCTTTCTGACGCCACCAAGCCTGAGGCGAGCCCTGCGTGCCAACCAGAAACAGTCCCCACACTGGAAAGCACAGCCACGCCTGTGTTTTTACTTCCATCTATTTCTGTAGTGGAAGAGCAGGACAAACTAGAAAAAGCAATCAGTAATGACCTCACCCTCTCTCCAAGACTTTCCCTCTCCCTGTGCGAAACACCTCTCCCTGTCTCAAAAGCCCCTGAGCCTTCCTTTCTGAGTTTCATGATATCCCCTTGTGGGACTCCCAGCCAGCCTCCcagctcctctgctgctgatgtGGAGGCCCAAGAATCTGTTTGTCACACACCTGACAGCTCAGTTATTGAG GAGATTCCAGGGTTGGACTTTGAGCGCTATCTCCAGCCTTCACAGAGATGTAGCATGTCACCAGGggagacagctgctgtagagacgCTATCACCCATGGCAGTGGATGTAGAGATGGAGAGTCCCAGAGGCCAATCAGAGGACATTATTACTCAGCAGGACCCAG CAGAGCCATCAGTGCCTTCGGTGTTGACTCTTCAGTCACCAcag ACCCAGTCAGCTGAGTCTGAGATGCTCCCCTTCACCCCAAACATGAAGGACCGGATTCGGCAGTCCGTCTGTCCGAGCGACCTCATGGTCTTCACCCCGCCCCTCTAA
- the rsph10b gene encoding radial spoke head 10 homolog B isoform X1, giving the protein MVNSTDIKQRENEDLHELSSVVRLIVQRYEGETCEGQFHGDGLACFEGGHMYKGMFSKGLMDGRGVFTQAGGLKYEGEFVCNQPMGEGTYIWPDGSTYKGEVYKGIRQGTGTYTCAKNCVSYTGQWDQGKRHGKGEMYYNQDKTSWYKGDWVENNREGCGVRCYPSGNTYSGEWKNNLSHGEGTMNWLKLGEAYVGMWQNGVQHGQGTHTWILRRADGSQYIKSNQYTGDFIQGQRHGQGTFYYAGGAVYEGEWRRNKKHGKGKFTFKDGRVFEGDFMNDQMMTDILNGKRAPTPFCGPSPLPGSDSSVLGPDMTLNIDYLLDKIPSRNRDTEREQVEYVVLRLAADLRSVYSFYSRLGQAHSPDNTFLLSRLQLWRLLKDCYIHHHGLTLTKIDNFIRNAPTTELHSPFAPILLRGLLSCLVVVAYHIYHKDMESQKNLLAACFSKLMADNILPNAKNVKGFLFRLPGCAVVAMNYLKKCWEIYQAYCKVFKSPRDKQTLSCGHLLWMFKDLDLLDRNLTVGTLLQILASEGSDPSNFSSCLDLEITFLEFFEVLLGSAEVKCQQVSGSLEEEGLETEVRRDLHESEAIEKMTGKSQESPTAQDNVGQPDVQTKFDENLQNAVHTEDYTGEEGYAGKTRRVEAKDHEPELWMQMIHQFFNHFLFPAYEHNKLVSKKMEEQLHKNGEKHISPAESEAVYF; this is encoded by the exons ATGGTGAACTCGACGGATATAAAACAGCGTGAGAACGAAGACCTTCATGAACTTTCGTCAGTTGTACGCTTAATAGTACAGAG GTATGAAGGGGAAACATGTGAAGGCCAGTTTCATGGAGATGGTCTCGCTTGTTTTGAAGGAGGTCATATGTATAAG GGAATGTTTTCTAAAGGACTGATGGATGGACGTGGTGTCTTCACACAGGCTGGTGGATTAAAATATGAG GGAGAATTTGTCTGCAACCAGCCCATGGGTGAGGGCACCTACATCTGGCCTGATGGCAGTACCTATAAGGGTGAGGTGTATAAAGGTATACGACAAGGGACTGGAACCTACACCTGTGCAAAAAACTGTGTTTCATACACAGGGCAGTGGGATCAGGGAAAGAGGCATGGAAAG GGTGAAATGTATTACAACCAGGATAAGACATCTTGGTATAAAGGCGACTGGGTGGAGAACAACAGAGAGGGTTGTGGAGTGAGATG TTACCCCTCTGGTAATACTTACTCTGGTGAGTGGAAGAACAACCTGAGCCATGGAGAAGGAACCATGAACTGGCTCAAACTTGGAGAGGCGTATGTTGGGATGTGGCAGAATGGAGTTCAA CACGGACAaggcacacacacctggatCCTGAGGCGAGCAGACGGATCCCAGTACATCAAGAGCAACCAGTACACTGGGGATTTCATTCAGGGCCAAAGACACGGACAGGGAACCTTTTACTACGCTGGTGGAGCGGTCTATGAAGgggagtggaggaggaacaaAAAACATGGAAAG GGGAAATTCACCTTTAAGGATGGCCGTGTTTTTGAAGGAGACTTTATGAATGATCAGATGATGACAGACATCCTGAATGGGAAACGAGCTCCCACTCCTTTTTGTG GTCCCTCTCCCCTGCCAGGCAGTGATTCATCAGTCTTGGGACCAGACATGACCCTGAACATTGATTATCTTCTGGATAAAATCCCCTCGAGAAACCGTGACACAGAGCGTGAACAG GTGGAGTATGTGGTGCTGAGGCTGGCAGCTGATCTCAGGTCAGTCTACAGTTTCTACAGCAGACTTGGTCAGGCCCACTCTCCTGACAACACCTTCCTGCTGTCTCGCCTGCAGCTTTGGCGCCTCCTTAAGGACTGTTACATCCATCATCATGGCCTCACTCTGACAAAGATAGACAATTTTATCAGAA ATGCCCCTACAACAGAGCTACACTCTCCTTTTGCTCCCATTCTTCTTCGTGGGCTCCTCAGCTGTCTGGTTGTTGTGGCCTACCACATCTACCATAAGGACATGGA GTCACAGAAGAACCTTCTGGCTGCCTGCTTTTCCAAACTGATGGCCGACAACATCCTCCCGAATGCTAAGAATGTAAAAG GCTTCTTGTTTAGACTTCCAGGCTGTGCAGTGGTGGCTATGAACTACTTAAAGAAGTGCTGGGAAATCTATCAGGCTTACTGCAAAGTCTTTAAATCCCCCCGAGATAAGCAGACTCTGTCCTGCGGACACCTGCTCTGGATGTTCAAG GATCTTGACTTGCTGGACAGGAACCTGACAGTAGGGACATTATTGCAGATCCTCGCCTCAGAGGGCAGTGACCCCAGCAACTTTTCCTCCTGTCTGGATCTGGAG ATTACGTTCCTGGAGTTTTTTGAGGTACTCctgggctctgctgaggtgaaGTGTCAGCAGGTTTCTGGAAGCCTGGAGGAGGAGGGCCTTGAAACTGAAGTCAGAAGAGATCTACATGAATCAGAGGCAATAGAGAAAATG ACTGGAAAATCACAGGAATCACCTACTGCACAAGACAATGTGGGCCAACCAGACGTCCAAACTAAATTTGATGAAAATCTTCAGAATGCAG TGCACACAGAAGATTATACAGGTGAAGAGGGATACGCAGGGAAAACCAGAAGAGTGGAGGCCAAAGATCATGAACCTGAACTTTGGATGCAGATGATCCATCAGTTCTTCAACCACTTTCTCTTCCCGGCTTATGAACACAACAAGCTGGTGTCCAAAAAGATGGAGGAGCAGCTCCACAAGAATGGCGAGAAACACATCAGCCCAGCAGAGAGCGAGGCAGTTTACTTCTGA
- the rsph10b gene encoding radial spoke head 10 homolog B isoform X2, with translation MVNSTDIKQRENEDLHELSSVVRLIVQRYEGETCEGQFHGDGLACFEGGHMYKGMFSKGLMDGRGVFTQAGGLKYEGEFVCNQPMGEGTYIWPDGSTYKGEVYKGIRQGTGTYTCAKNCVSYTGQWDQGKRHGKDKTSWYKGDWVENNREGCGVRCYPSGNTYSGEWKNNLSHGEGTMNWLKLGEAYVGMWQNGVQHGQGTHTWILRRADGSQYIKSNQYTGDFIQGQRHGQGTFYYAGGAVYEGEWRRNKKHGKGKFTFKDGRVFEGDFMNDQMMTDILNGKRAPTPFCGPSPLPGSDSSVLGPDMTLNIDYLLDKIPSRNRDTEREQVEYVVLRLAADLRSVYSFYSRLGQAHSPDNTFLLSRLQLWRLLKDCYIHHHGLTLTKIDNFIRNAPTTELHSPFAPILLRGLLSCLVVVAYHIYHKDMESQKNLLAACFSKLMADNILPNAKNVKGFLFRLPGCAVVAMNYLKKCWEIYQAYCKVFKSPRDKQTLSCGHLLWMFKDLDLLDRNLTVGTLLQILASEGSDPSNFSSCLDLEITFLEFFEVLLGSAEVKCQQVSGSLEEEGLETEVRRDLHESEAIEKMTGKSQESPTAQDNVGQPDVQTKFDENLQNAVHTEDYTGEEGYAGKTRRVEAKDHEPELWMQMIHQFFNHFLFPAYEHNKLVSKKMEEQLHKNGEKHISPAESEAVYF, from the exons ATGGTGAACTCGACGGATATAAAACAGCGTGAGAACGAAGACCTTCATGAACTTTCGTCAGTTGTACGCTTAATAGTACAGAG GTATGAAGGGGAAACATGTGAAGGCCAGTTTCATGGAGATGGTCTCGCTTGTTTTGAAGGAGGTCATATGTATAAG GGAATGTTTTCTAAAGGACTGATGGATGGACGTGGTGTCTTCACACAGGCTGGTGGATTAAAATATGAG GGAGAATTTGTCTGCAACCAGCCCATGGGTGAGGGCACCTACATCTGGCCTGATGGCAGTACCTATAAGGGTGAGGTGTATAAAGGTATACGACAAGGGACTGGAACCTACACCTGTGCAAAAAACTGTGTTTCATACACAGGGCAGTGGGATCAGGGAAAGAGGCATGGAAAG GATAAGACATCTTGGTATAAAGGCGACTGGGTGGAGAACAACAGAGAGGGTTGTGGAGTGAGATG TTACCCCTCTGGTAATACTTACTCTGGTGAGTGGAAGAACAACCTGAGCCATGGAGAAGGAACCATGAACTGGCTCAAACTTGGAGAGGCGTATGTTGGGATGTGGCAGAATGGAGTTCAA CACGGACAaggcacacacacctggatCCTGAGGCGAGCAGACGGATCCCAGTACATCAAGAGCAACCAGTACACTGGGGATTTCATTCAGGGCCAAAGACACGGACAGGGAACCTTTTACTACGCTGGTGGAGCGGTCTATGAAGgggagtggaggaggaacaaAAAACATGGAAAG GGGAAATTCACCTTTAAGGATGGCCGTGTTTTTGAAGGAGACTTTATGAATGATCAGATGATGACAGACATCCTGAATGGGAAACGAGCTCCCACTCCTTTTTGTG GTCCCTCTCCCCTGCCAGGCAGTGATTCATCAGTCTTGGGACCAGACATGACCCTGAACATTGATTATCTTCTGGATAAAATCCCCTCGAGAAACCGTGACACAGAGCGTGAACAG GTGGAGTATGTGGTGCTGAGGCTGGCAGCTGATCTCAGGTCAGTCTACAGTTTCTACAGCAGACTTGGTCAGGCCCACTCTCCTGACAACACCTTCCTGCTGTCTCGCCTGCAGCTTTGGCGCCTCCTTAAGGACTGTTACATCCATCATCATGGCCTCACTCTGACAAAGATAGACAATTTTATCAGAA ATGCCCCTACAACAGAGCTACACTCTCCTTTTGCTCCCATTCTTCTTCGTGGGCTCCTCAGCTGTCTGGTTGTTGTGGCCTACCACATCTACCATAAGGACATGGA GTCACAGAAGAACCTTCTGGCTGCCTGCTTTTCCAAACTGATGGCCGACAACATCCTCCCGAATGCTAAGAATGTAAAAG GCTTCTTGTTTAGACTTCCAGGCTGTGCAGTGGTGGCTATGAACTACTTAAAGAAGTGCTGGGAAATCTATCAGGCTTACTGCAAAGTCTTTAAATCCCCCCGAGATAAGCAGACTCTGTCCTGCGGACACCTGCTCTGGATGTTCAAG GATCTTGACTTGCTGGACAGGAACCTGACAGTAGGGACATTATTGCAGATCCTCGCCTCAGAGGGCAGTGACCCCAGCAACTTTTCCTCCTGTCTGGATCTGGAG ATTACGTTCCTGGAGTTTTTTGAGGTACTCctgggctctgctgaggtgaaGTGTCAGCAGGTTTCTGGAAGCCTGGAGGAGGAGGGCCTTGAAACTGAAGTCAGAAGAGATCTACATGAATCAGAGGCAATAGAGAAAATG ACTGGAAAATCACAGGAATCACCTACTGCACAAGACAATGTGGGCCAACCAGACGTCCAAACTAAATTTGATGAAAATCTTCAGAATGCAG TGCACACAGAAGATTATACAGGTGAAGAGGGATACGCAGGGAAAACCAGAAGAGTGGAGGCCAAAGATCATGAACCTGAACTTTGGATGCAGATGATCCATCAGTTCTTCAACCACTTTCTCTTCCCGGCTTATGAACACAACAAGCTGGTGTCCAAAAAGATGGAGGAGCAGCTCCACAAGAATGGCGAGAAACACATCAGCCCAGCAGAGAGCGAGGCAGTTTACTTCTGA